One window of the Anolis sagrei isolate rAnoSag1 chromosome 5, rAnoSag1.mat, whole genome shotgun sequence genome contains the following:
- the MSANTD1 gene encoding myb/SANT-like DNA-binding domain-containing protein 1 produces the protein MAAAEIPNYLVSAQTEKHRRARNWTDAEMRGLMLVWEEFFEELKKTKRNAKVYEKMANKLFEMTGEIRHGEEIKIKITNMTFQYRKLKCMTDSETLAPDWPYFKTIDRILSKVSEHNDVKMHDTQQPGPSASQTEASQSPSAKSTPLYLPYNQFTYEGREEFFEDEHSESSSSLLSYKLRTEERPVKKRKMQNCSFQKKKLKLMEAMLEEQKKLSRAMEETCREVRRILDQQNIIQVQSLQLQERMMNLLEKMISKANV, from the exons ATGGCTGCAGCAGAAATCCCCAACTACCTGGTTTCTGCTCAGACTGAGAAGCACAGGAGGGCCAGGAACTGGACTGATGCAGAAATGAGGGGCTTAATGCTGGTTTGGGAAGAATTTTTTGAGGAGCTGAAAAAAACTAAAAGGAATGCCAAAGTTTATGAGAAAATGGCCAACAAACTCTTTGAAATGACGGGGGAGATTCGCCAcggagaagaaataaagattaaaatCACAAACATGACATTCCAGTACAG GAAATTAAAATGCATGACCGATAGTGAAACCCTTGCACCTGATTGGCCCTATTTTAAAACAATTGACAGAATATTATCTAAAGTATCAGAGCACAATGATGTGAAAATGCATGATACTCAGCAACCTGGTCCTTCAGCATCACAAACTGAGGCATCCCAGTCACCATCTGCCAAGTCTACGCCTCTCTATTTGCCATATAACCAGTTCACATACGAAGGGAGAGAAGAATTTTTCGAAGATGAGCATTCGGAGAGCTCCTCCAGCTTGCTCTCATATAAGTTAAG AACTGAAGAGAGACCagtaaagaaaaggaaaatgcaaAACTGTAGCTTTCAAAAGAAGAAGCTAAAGTTAATGGAAGCCATGTTGGAGGAACAAAAGAAGCTGAGCAGGGCTATGGAAGAAACCTGCCGAGAAGTGAGAAGGATTCTGGATCAGCAGAACATTATCCAAGTCCAGAGTCTGCAGTTACAAGAGAGAATGATGAATCTATTGGAGAAAATGATTTCTAAAGCCaatgtttaa